The DNA region CAATTTCTTCATTTCTAAAAGAGAGTGTTTCTGTTCCTCCCAATTAAGTAGGTTAATCAGACATCTTTCAGACACAATAAAATCAAACTTTTGGTTTTTGAGAAATGGCAAATCTGATAATTCCCGCACATCTCCCTCCTCAAAATTTACTCTTACTTGAACAGATTTTGAAGACTTGTTAGCAGCTTGGCGTGCATACTTTATCATTTCGCCAGAATAATCTACACCGACGAACGAAGACTTTTTAAATTTTTCGGCAAATTTAATTGTTGAATATCCATTTCCACAACCAATGTCTAATACTTTTGTGCTATCTCTTAAATAGTCTTCTATTCTGTTAACTTCCAGTTGGCGATAAAAACTATCTGGTGCAGTAGCAAGCTCAGATTGTTTATGCTCAATTGCCATGTTATCCCAAAACTTTTTTATTTCTGTATCTCCTGTTTTTTTCATAAAATAAACTTATCTTAATCTGTTAAATCCCAACTTAAGGGTGTTCCTTTTTCAATATCTGTCTTTGCTTTTTTATTCAAAATCTCATCATAAAATTTTGGAGGCAAGCCATGTCCCGGTCTTATGGATCGCACATTTTCTTTGGTCAACTTTTCCCCTTTCTTTATGTCTTGAACCGCAAATAAAGATTTTCTAAATATTACTGATCCTACCTCCGCCGTGCCGGGACCGTCTAAAACCGATCCCAGAGCTTTTTCCGCTTGGCGAATTGAAGACACTAAATTTTTGAATTCTTCAGGCTCAAGTGAAAAACCGGCATCTGGACCTCCATCTGATCTTCTAAGGGTAAGATGTTTTTCAATTATCTTTGCCCCTAGAGAAACCGCCATCTCTGATGCCATGCTACTTAAAGAGTGATCAGAGAGACCCGTTACTACATTATATCTTTTTTGCAGGTCAGGAATAGTTGACAGATTCATATCTTCCGGTTTCGTCGGGTAAGAGCTTATACAGTGCAAAACTGCGACATGAGGAGTTCCTGCCTTTTTTAAGGTTTCCAAAGCCAGCTTAATTTCTTCGCTCGAAGCCATACCGCTTGACATAATCACAGGCTTTTTTGTACTACCTACCTTTTTAAGAAGTGGAATATCAACGACTTCAAATGAAGCAATTTTATAAATTGGAACATTCAACTCCTCTAAAAAATCTACGGATGTATTATCGAAGGGCGAGGAAAAAAACACTAAACCTAATTTCTCAGCATATTCTTTAAGCTTCGGATGCCAATCCCACGGTGTATAGGCTTCGCCGTACAGCTCATATAAATTTTTTCCATCCCAAGGTCCTCCTTTAATTTTAAAATAATCCTTATTTGAATCAATGGTAATCGTATCCGGAGTATAGGTTTGAAGTTTGACCGCATCCGAACCTGAAGCGGCGGCGGCATCCATTATTCTAAAAGCATTGTTTATGTCTTGGTTGTGATTACCTGATATCTCAGCCACGATAAAAACCGGGTGGCCGTTTCCAATAAATCTTACACCTTGAGAGTCATTAAAGCTGAGCATGTTTTTTTTATATTGACCTTTAGACAAATCTTCCAACCCCTTTTTTTCTCTCTCTTGCCAAACTTTCATATTAGGATTGCTTTTAAATTTTTCAATCTCAATTATCCATTTTTCATAATCGCTTGCAAGTAAAACATTCTCAGCAGATTCAATATAAACTAAGTCACTTAATTTTTGTAATTCC from Candidatus Paceibacterota bacterium includes:
- a CDS encoding class I SAM-dependent methyltransferase, whose protein sequence is MKKTGDTEIKKFWDNMAIEHKQSELATAPDSFYRQLEVNRIEDYLRDSTKVLDIGCGNGYSTIKFAEKFKKSSFVGVDYSGEMIKYARQAANKSSKSVQVRVNFEEGDVRELSDLPFLKNQKFDFIVSERCLINLLNWEEQKHSLLEMKKLLKKKGRIILCENTLEGLDRLNDLRKTFDLFPIKVRWHNFYMPEGKLISFSKKNFKFLEANNIGSLYYIISRVVYAKLAKMENKEPDYLHPINKIASQLPSIGEYSPNYIFILENK
- the pseI gene encoding pseudaminic acid synthase, which produces MLSFNDSQGVRFIGNGHPVFIVAEISGNHNQDINNAFRIMDAAAASGSDAVKLQTYTPDTITIDSNKDYFKIKGGPWDGKNLYELYGEAYTPWDWHPKLKEYAEKLGLVFFSSPFDNTSVDFLEELNVPIYKIASFEVVDIPLLKKVGSTKKPVIMSSGMASSEEIKLALETLKKAGTPHVAVLHCISSYPTKPEDMNLSTIPDLQKRYNVVTGLSDHSLSSMASEMAVSLGAKIIEKHLTLRRSDGGPDAGFSLEPEEFKNLVSSIRQAEKALGSVLDGPGTAEVGSVIFRKSLFAVQDIKKGEKLTKENVRSIRPGHGLPPKFYDEILNKKAKTDIEKGTPLSWDLTD